The genomic region TCGTCATACGGATGAAAATACCAGGATTCTTTTTCCAGAGCCTCCTCCGCGGTCACCGTCGGGGCCGTGAAGAAAAAATCATCACCATTTGCAGTCAAGGTATAGACGTAGGCCAGTCCGTTGTTCTCGGCGAACCGGTTGAAGCGATCCCGATTGGCCATTTCCTCATCCGGGCCGATGTCCCCGGGGCCTCGGGCCCGGTCGTGAAAATCGCGGGCCAGCATGTTCGGCAGGGCCGAGGCCGCCGCCCGCAGGCGGACGTCGACCAGTTCCAAAACCCGCCGACGCTCCTCCAGCCCCCAGACCAAGGTCAGACCGACCACGAAAGCTAGGTACACGCCCAGAAGCAGAAGATATTTGGCTGCAGAGCTTCCGGGACGAATCACCTGCCGACCCGCTGGATGATCGTGTGCAGCTCGCTCCAGTCGAAGGGCTTCTGCAGGACGTGGTCAGCCCCCAGAAGACTGGCCGAATCAAGGAAATTTCTGTTGATGCTTTTGCCCCCGGCCGACATAGCCACCACTCCCCGGACCGACGATGTTTTGCGCAGGGCCATGATCAGCTCGATGCCGTCGAAATCGGGCATGAAAATGTCCGTGATCACCACGTCGAATTCCTCGATTTCCAGCAGGCTCATGGCCTTGCGGCCACTTGACACGGTGCGCACCTCGTGCCCGTACTCCTGTCCGAGAATACGGGCCATGAGTTCCAGAAAAAGCTCGTCGTCGTCCACGACAAGGACCTTGACCGGGGTTTCAGTCTCGCTGTTCATGCCGTTCGTCCTGGTTCGATTGTATGTCGGAAAACGAAAAAAACCTTTGTTCACGACTATAGAT from Deltaproteobacteria bacterium harbors:
- a CDS encoding response regulator, whose protein sequence is MPLSEPMFPSIVVNKGFFRFPTYNRTRTNGMNSETETPVKVLVVDDDELFLELMARILGQEYGHEVRTVSSGRKAMSLLEIEEFDVVITDIFMPDFDGIELIMALRKTSSVRGVVAMSAGGKSINRNFLDSASLLGADHVLQKPFDWSELHTIIQRVGR